From the Dyella humicola genome, the window TGGGCGGCGGCTTCGATGGCCTTTCGCGCAAGACCGGCATGCAGCAGTCGTTGTTGCGGCAGATCATCGACGCACAGAGCGAAGGCGTGTCGGTGCAGGATTTCGCCGCGCGCACCGGCGACCTGCTGGAGCATTTCGTTGGCATGGTGGTGCAGATGTCGCGCGAAAGCCTGCGCATCGTCTACCGCATCGACGGCATGGCGAAGGAAATGGACGCCGTGTTCGGCCTGCTGAAGAACGTCAACACGATCGCCGAGGAAACCAACCTGTTGGCGCTCAATGCGGCCATCGAGGCGGCACGTGCGGGCGAGTCCGGCCGTGGCTTCGCGGTGGTGGCAGGCGAGATTCGCAACCTGGCTAGCCATTCCAACCAGTTCAACGAGCAGATCGGAAGTCATGTCGAGCGTGCGCGCGCTGCCATGGAGCAGCTGCGCGGGCTGGTTGGCACGATGGCCTCGCAGGACCTCAACGTGGCCCTCTCCGCCAAGGGCGGCATCGACGCCATGATGGCCCACGTCACCGAGAGCGACGCACGTACCAGTGCGGTGGCCGACCAGGTGGTCGAGATCAATCGTGGCCTGGGCTCCGACGTATCCACCACCATTCGCTCGCTGCAGTTCGAGGACATCCTGAGCCAGCTGATCAACCAGACCCGCATGCGCCTGGTCGAGCTGCAGGACATCACCACCGAGTGCACGCGCGATATCGAGGAACTGGCCTGCAGCCCAATCGATGCTGAGTTGTTGGCCCAGCGCGCCGAGCGTGTACGCAGCCGCCTGGCCATCCAGCGTGAGAAAGCTCGTCTGCGCTCGCGCGGCCCGGCACTGCAGAGCTCGATGGATGCCGGCGAGATCGAACTCTTCTGAGGATGCATGCCATGAGCCTGACTGTTTACCACGACTCCGAACACGACTGCGTCACCCTGCAACTTGGCCAGCGCTTCGACTTCAGCGTGCATCGAGACTTTCATGACGCCTGCCTTGGCCATCGGGCCGCGCGCAGTTATGTCATCGACCTTGGCGAAGTCGCCAGCATGGACAGCTCCGCACTCGGCATGTTGCTGCTGCTGCGCGAGCACGCCGGTGCCGATCGCGCCGAGATCCGCATCGTCAATGCGGATAGCAGCCTGCGCGGGACTTTGCGCGTGGCCGGCTTCGACAAGCTGTTCGTGTTGCACTAAGAGCCTGATCCGAATTGCTGCGTGGCCCGTGCCGGGATCTGCACGTGGCCATGCTCCGGGCTCAAGGGACGGGCGAGGTTTTCGTTCGAAGTGCGACGCCTGGCTGGCACGCGCGATGGGCTTTCCGTTCGACGGATGGTTCGATGCCCTTGTCGCTTGAGTGCTTCCGCTGAGGGCGGAAGTCGCATGGCCGGGAAGGTGTCGTGCGGAGGCAGCAAGGATGTCGGTGACGCAGGGAAGATGCCCAACGGGCTTCAGCAACGCGTATCACCCGCTTCCGCGAAGTGTGCGTTGTCAGCCATCGCCAGGCTCACGCCGTTACGGCCGTCGAACTTGGTGCGATACATCGCCTCATCCGCCTGGCGCACCAATTGTTCGAAGCGGGTGCCCGGTCGGGCCACGGCGACGCCAATGCTGGCGGTCACCGGAATGGACTGATCGTCGATCCTGGCATGTGAATGGGCGAGCGTGTGGCGCAGCCTTTCCGCCACGTCCATGCCCTGTTCCAGGGTGGCTCCGGGCAGGGCAAGCACGAACTCTTCGCCGCCGTAACGGCTGGCCAGCATGTGGGGCCAATGAATGCCGCTGCGCAGGATGGCCGTGACATGGCGAAGTACCGCGTCGCCGACATCATGACCCCAGCGATCATTGATCTGCTTGAAGTGATCCAGGTCGAAGATCAGCAGCGTGAACGGTTGCCCGCGCTGCTGGCAGCGCGCCAGGCTGGCGCGCCCCTCGGCCACAATGGCGCTGCGATTGAGCAGCCCGGTCAGGCCGTCGGTATGCGCGGCGCGACTCAGGTCGACCATGAGCCGCTCGGTAATGAGCTGCAACAGCGCGAAATACGATGCCAGCCCGGTCAGGATGCCGACAATATACGTCGCGGCAACCGGCGTGCCGGCCAGCATGATGTCCTGACTGGCGCCGTATGCAACGGGCATAAAGGCCCGTACGAGAAAGAAGGCGGCATTGATGAGCATGATGGCCGCGGCAATACGGCAACTCATGCGGATGGCGGGCTCGCCATAGCGCAGCAACAGATAGGCATAGGCCAAATCGAAGATCACTGCCTGCAGGCTGGCGATGAACAGGCGCATCCCCAGGTCAGGTGTGACATAGGTCATCCAGGCGCTGAATGCCGTATAGACCAGTACGAAGCATCCTGGCCAGCGCCAGCGCATGGGCTGACCCAGGTGTTTGGCGATGCCCTTGAGCATGAGCGCGTTGGAAAAGACGATGGCGCCGTTGCCGACCACGATCGAAAGCAGGTCGGGAATAAGATTGCGCAGTCCGATCAGCAGCACCCCAAAGGTGGCTATCCACAAGCTCGCCACCCAGATGCGCAGCACGGTTTGGTTGCGCAACACCGTCATGAGCGACGTAAAGCCGATCGAAGCGCCGAT encodes:
- a CDS encoding GGDEF domain-containing protein, yielding MHLDIPTLTFVSLLMGIGASIGFTSLMTVLRNQTVLRIWVASLWIATFGVLLIGLRNLIPDLLSIVVGNGAIVFSNALMLKGIAKHLGQPMRWRWPGCFVLVYTAFSAWMTYVTPDLGMRLFIASLQAVIFDLAYAYLLLRYGEPAIRMSCRIAAAIMLINAAFFLVRAFMPVAYGASQDIMLAGTPVAATYIVGILTGLASYFALLQLITERLMVDLSRAAHTDGLTGLLNRSAIVAEGRASLARCQQRGQPFTLLIFDLDHFKQINDRWGHDVGDAVLRHVTAILRSGIHWPHMLASRYGGEEFVLALPGATLEQGMDVAERLRHTLAHSHARIDDQSIPVTASIGVAVARPGTRFEQLVRQADEAMYRTKFDGRNGVSLAMADNAHFAEAGDTRC
- a CDS encoding methyl-accepting chemotaxis protein encodes the protein MYAIPSLPRVRPVIGMTTSAVALLLTLLWPSAWLAPVLIVLLTAAWIVELRRVPAAEEPVIAASLTHHAPVREALEEVRSSLVDELGHATRELHQALDLLRDAVSELGGGFDGLSRKTGMQQSLLRQIIDAQSEGVSVQDFAARTGDLLEHFVGMVVQMSRESLRIVYRIDGMAKEMDAVFGLLKNVNTIAEETNLLALNAAIEAARAGESGRGFAVVAGEIRNLASHSNQFNEQIGSHVERARAAMEQLRGLVGTMASQDLNVALSAKGGIDAMMAHVTESDARTSAVADQVVEINRGLGSDVSTTIRSLQFEDILSQLINQTRMRLVELQDITTECTRDIEELACSPIDAELLAQRAERVRSRLAIQREKARLRSRGPALQSSMDAGEIELF
- a CDS encoding STAS domain-containing protein: MSLTVYHDSEHDCVTLQLGQRFDFSVHRDFHDACLGHRAARSYVIDLGEVASMDSSALGMLLLLREHAGADRAEIRIVNADSSLRGTLRVAGFDKLFVLH